A part of Balneola sp. genomic DNA contains:
- a CDS encoding WYL domain-containing protein translates to MPVNRNALIRYRTIDNCLRNRQRLWTLEDLIERCSEALYEYEGIDKGVSRRTVQSDIQIMRSDKLGYNAPIIVERKKYYSYSDPEYTITNIPLTEQDIGTLNEVVEILKQFKGFSHFEDMDGMIKKLENKVYRSQPNSRSIIDFEKNEGLRGLHHLDDLYQAILNKSVLAITYQSFRARKANELEFHPQFLKEYRNRWFVVGGKSRDAHPLNLALDRIQEIKVLEDKKYLSLNLNPQDFYRHVIGVTTSPNMRPREVMIFVDRGNAPYVLTKPLHHSQQLVRKVKDGIIISIHVQFNFELEREILGFGESMKVLSPPGLAKRISNKLYLARRNYEDSSYPIESEF, encoded by the coding sequence ATGCCGGTAAATAGAAATGCTTTAATTCGTTACAGGACTATTGATAATTGCTTAAGAAACAGGCAAAGATTATGGACTCTGGAAGATTTAATAGAGAGATGCTCTGAGGCTTTATATGAATATGAAGGTATTGATAAAGGGGTAAGCCGAAGAACAGTTCAGTCAGATATTCAAATAATGAGATCGGACAAGCTAGGATATAATGCTCCGATTATCGTAGAGCGGAAGAAGTATTATTCCTATTCAGATCCTGAATATACAATCACAAATATTCCACTTACTGAGCAGGATATAGGAACCTTAAATGAAGTCGTAGAGATACTTAAGCAGTTCAAAGGTTTTTCCCATTTCGAAGACATGGACGGAATGATCAAAAAACTGGAGAATAAAGTATACCGAAGCCAACCGAATTCGAGATCAATTATTGATTTTGAAAAAAATGAAGGGTTACGAGGACTTCATCATCTGGATGATTTGTACCAGGCGATTTTAAATAAAAGTGTTCTGGCAATTACTTACCAATCATTTCGTGCCCGAAAAGCCAATGAATTAGAATTTCACCCTCAGTTTTTAAAGGAGTATCGGAATCGATGGTTTGTAGTTGGAGGTAAGAGTAGAGATGCACATCCATTAAATCTCGCGCTTGATCGCATTCAGGAGATTAAAGTTTTGGAAGACAAAAAGTATTTGTCGTTGAATTTAAATCCACAGGATTTTTACCGGCATGTAATTGGAGTAACTACGAGTCCAAATATGAGACCGCGAGAAGTTATGATCTTTGTAGACCGGGGAAATGCTCCATATGTGCTTACAAAGCCACTTCATCATTCTCAGCAGCTCGTTAGAAAAGTAAAGGATGGGATAATAATTTCTATTCATGTTCAATTTAATTTCGAACTGGAACGAGAAATCCTGGGCTTTGGGGAATCCATGAAAGTACTTTCCCCTCCGGGATTAGCTAAGCGTATAAGTAATAAATTATATCTGGCACGACGGAATTACGAAGACTCTTCTTATCCGATAGAGTCGGAGTTTTGA
- a CDS encoding class I SAM-dependent methyltransferase produces the protein MTEPQREAKRVKKPWPTKAAMAQVYSEYLWGGESHDFYSGEGSHLPGLVEPYVEIVSEFLTSFETPITVCDLGCGDFNVGKQLIQHTKKYVAVDIVPELIQRNKKLFEAENLEFHCLDIATDDLPAADCVILKQVLQHISNKEVHQVVKKLAGYKYVIVTEHIPDGEFEPNKDIISGQGTRLKKLSGINLTAPPFYFKAKEGKLLLSIPLEKGKGVVDTRLYHTIHKHLIRS, from the coding sequence ATGACTGAACCACAAAGAGAAGCGAAAAGAGTAAAGAAACCCTGGCCGACAAAAGCGGCTATGGCACAGGTTTATAGTGAGTATCTTTGGGGTGGTGAATCTCATGACTTCTATTCTGGGGAAGGGTCGCATTTACCAGGGTTAGTAGAGCCTTATGTAGAAATTGTTTCAGAATTCCTTACTTCATTTGAGACTCCAATAACCGTTTGTGATTTAGGTTGTGGTGATTTCAATGTGGGCAAACAGCTTATTCAGCATACTAAAAAGTATGTGGCTGTTGATATTGTACCGGAACTAATCCAAAGGAATAAGAAACTGTTTGAAGCAGAGAATTTAGAGTTTCACTGTCTGGATATAGCCACGGATGATTTACCAGCAGCAGACTGTGTGATACTTAAGCAGGTGCTTCAGCATATCTCCAACAAAGAAGTTCACCAGGTAGTAAAAAAACTGGCGGGTTATAAGTATGTGATTGTTACAGAGCACATACCCGATGGTGAATTTGAGCCCAACAAGGATATTATTTCAGGGCAGGGAACACGGCTAAAAAAGCTAAGTGGTATTAACCTTACTGCTCCACCATTTTACTTTAAGGCTAAAGAAGGAAAGCTACTTTTATCTATTCCGCTAGAGAAGGGAAAGGGAGTAGTTGATACAAGATTATATCATACCATTCATAAACATCTGATTCGAAGTTGA